A single genomic interval of Bacillus sp. es.036 harbors:
- the mntR gene encoding transcriptional regulator MntR, whose translation MATTPSMEDYIERIYALIDGKGYARVSDIAEALEVHPSSVTKMIQKLDKGKYVVYEKYRGFMLTPKGKKLGKRLVDRHALLEQFLGVIGVNEENIYEDVEGIEHHLSWDAIDRIGDLVQYFEETNGRVDELREVQRKNEEAHEEQSEV comes from the coding sequence ATGGCCACTACTCCAAGTATGGAAGATTATATTGAACGTATTTATGCACTAATAGACGGAAAAGGGTATGCTCGCGTATCAGACATTGCGGAAGCACTAGAGGTACATCCCTCCTCGGTAACAAAAATGATTCAAAAATTAGATAAAGGTAAATATGTCGTTTACGAAAAGTATCGCGGCTTCATGCTTACTCCCAAAGGGAAAAAGCTAGGCAAGCGACTCGTTGATCGCCATGCTTTGCTTGAACAATTTCTAGGTGTTATCGGGGTTAATGAAGAGAACATATACGAAGACGTTGAAGGGATCGAGCATCATTTAAGTTGGGATGCTATTGATCGAATTGGAGATCTAGTCCAATATTTTGAAGAAACGAATGGACGAGTGGATGAACTTAGGGAAGTCCAGCGGAAAAATGAAGAAGCTCACGAGGAACAATCCGAGGTGTAA
- a CDS encoding DUF1385 domain-containing protein, which yields MSDTNKPAYGGQAVVEGVMFQGKHTSVTAIRRKDGSIDYLEVPKQPKPIRTKLKKIPFIRGVVAIIDASGNGTKHLNFSSERYDVDPSEDEEVLGKDEPSKLTLLLGAAAIGVISFAFVKTIFTLLPALAAASLEFIFPGHVVQNLIEGFIKLILLLGYIYFISLTPIVKRVFQYHGAEHKVINAYEAGLPITIDNVQKQSRLHYRCGSSFILFTVVIGVFIYLLVPTDPLWVRLVYRVALIPVVLGVSFEVLQLTNKVRDIPVLKGLGYPGLWVQLLTTKNPDDKQVDVAIHSFKELLSRDKLREEDDSSTKVV from the coding sequence TTGTCAGATACTAACAAGCCTGCATATGGCGGGCAAGCGGTTGTGGAAGGCGTCATGTTTCAGGGGAAACATACATCTGTAACCGCTATTCGGCGAAAGGATGGATCGATTGATTATCTAGAAGTTCCCAAACAGCCGAAACCAATACGAACAAAACTTAAGAAAATCCCCTTCATACGCGGAGTTGTCGCAATCATTGATGCTAGTGGAAATGGGACGAAGCATTTAAATTTCTCTAGCGAGCGTTACGATGTTGATCCTTCTGAAGATGAGGAAGTCCTTGGAAAAGATGAGCCTTCTAAACTAACTCTTTTATTAGGTGCTGCTGCTATAGGCGTTATTTCTTTCGCTTTTGTGAAAACGATTTTCACCTTATTACCAGCATTAGCTGCAGCTTCACTGGAGTTTATATTTCCAGGTCACGTGGTTCAGAATTTAATAGAAGGTTTCATTAAACTGATTCTACTGCTAGGCTATATTTATTTCATTTCACTCACACCTATCGTTAAAAGAGTGTTTCAGTATCATGGTGCAGAGCACAAAGTAATTAATGCTTATGAAGCTGGATTACCCATTACAATCGATAATGTGCAGAAACAATCACGACTGCATTACCGATGCGGAAGTAGCTTTATTCTTTTCACAGTCGTCATTGGAGTATTTATTTATCTATTAGTTCCCACTGACCCTTTATGGGTCAGGTTAGTATATCGTGTGGCATTAATACCAGTTGTCCTTGGTGTCTCTTTTGAAGTTCTTCAGCTAACGAACAAAGTGAGAGATATCCCAGTTTTGAAGGGGCTTGGCTATCCAGGATTATGGGTACAGCTCCTAACGACGAAAAATCCTGATGACAAGCAAGTAGATGTAGCAATTCACTCATTTAAAGAACTACTTTCTCGAGATAAATTACGAGAGGAAGATGATTCAAGCACAAAAGTTGTGTAA
- a CDS encoding M24 family metallopeptidase produces MERIENLRQSFKEYDIDAMLITSTSNRRYISQFTGSSGVVLITENEAKFVTDFRYIDQAKEQAKGFEIVQHKGPIVDEVAKIANALGVKKLGFEETQVTYQIFKTYESKVEASFVPINGLLEKQRMIKDASELNVLKEATEIADAAFQHITSYIRTGLTELDVSNELEFFMRKNGATSSSFDIIVASGIRSSLPHGVASDKVIGKNELITLDFGAYYKGYCSDITRTVAVGDPGEELKGVYHTVLEAQLKAMEQIKPGMSGKEADAISRDLIAAKGYGEYFGHSLGHGVGLEVHEGPGLSAKSDTVLQPGMVVTVEPGIYLSGKGGVRIEDDTVITETGNETLSHSTKELLILGE; encoded by the coding sequence TTGGAACGTATTGAGAATCTACGTCAGTCATTTAAAGAGTATGATATTGATGCGATGTTAATTACATCAACAAGCAATCGCAGGTATATCTCTCAGTTTACGGGAAGTTCAGGCGTTGTTCTAATTACTGAGAATGAAGCCAAGTTTGTAACTGATTTCCGCTATATTGACCAGGCAAAAGAACAGGCGAAGGGTTTTGAAATTGTACAACACAAAGGCCCAATTGTAGATGAAGTGGCAAAAATAGCAAATGCACTAGGCGTTAAAAAGTTAGGGTTTGAAGAAACACAAGTTACATATCAGATTTTTAAGACATATGAATCCAAAGTAGAAGCAAGTTTTGTTCCTATAAATGGACTTCTTGAGAAACAACGTATGATCAAAGATGCTAGTGAATTAAACGTTTTGAAAGAAGCTACTGAAATAGCAGATGCTGCTTTTCAACATATCACAAGCTATATCCGTACGGGTTTAACCGAGCTTGATGTATCCAATGAGCTTGAGTTTTTTATGAGAAAAAATGGCGCAACCTCGTCTTCATTTGATATTATAGTTGCGTCGGGTATTCGCTCAAGCCTTCCACACGGTGTTGCAAGTGATAAAGTTATTGGCAAAAACGAACTAATTACACTAGATTTTGGCGCCTATTATAAAGGATATTGTTCTGATATTACACGTACTGTGGCTGTTGGAGATCCTGGCGAAGAACTTAAAGGTGTTTATCACACGGTCCTTGAAGCTCAGCTTAAGGCGATGGAACAAATTAAGCCTGGAATGAGTGGAAAAGAAGCAGATGCTATATCCCGGGATTTAATTGCTGCAAAAGGTTACGGAGAATACTTCGGGCATTCACTTGGTCATGGTGTTGGTCTTGAAGTACATGAAGGCCCTGGGCTTTCAGCTAAATCTGATACGGTGTTACAACCGGGTATGGTCGTTACCGTTGAACCAGGCATTTACTTATCTGGTAAGGGCGGAGTACGAATAGAAGATGATACAGTCATTACCGAGACTGGCAATGAGACGCTGTCTCATTCAACTAAGGAATTGCTGATTCTCGGCGAATAA
- a CDS encoding YqhR family membrane protein: MEKEKQQDSKENEQLEQNKQEQPLSFTSKIVTIGIAGGLFWGLIGYLTYLFKFTKIPPSLILSPWALGEWKNEQLGQWIGILSIGLISILVAFLYKITLVKINNMLAGLAYGVVLWIIVFYLLNPMFIDLPTITKLDRNTVITTICLYLLYGVFIGYSISFEYHENQQKGTSYSNK, encoded by the coding sequence ATGGAAAAAGAAAAGCAGCAGGACTCAAAAGAAAACGAGCAGCTTGAACAGAATAAGCAAGAACAACCTCTTTCTTTCACATCAAAAATTGTTACCATCGGAATAGCGGGGGGGCTGTTTTGGGGGCTTATTGGGTACTTGACTTATTTGTTTAAGTTCACGAAAATACCGCCTTCGTTAATTCTTTCACCGTGGGCACTTGGAGAGTGGAAGAATGAACAGCTAGGTCAATGGATAGGTATCCTTTCAATTGGACTCATTTCCATTCTCGTTGCATTTTTATATAAAATAACGCTTGTGAAAATCAATAATATGCTGGCAGGGCTTGCTTATGGGGTTGTACTATGGATCATTGTATTCTACTTGCTTAATCCAATGTTTATTGACTTGCCAACAATTACAAAACTAGATCGCAATACAGTTATTACAACAATCTGCCTCTATTTACTTTATGGAGTATTCATTGGCTATTCGATCTCCTTTGAGTATCATGAGAACCAGCAAAAGGGCACTTCCTATTCAAACAAATGA
- a CDS encoding vitamin B12-dependent ribonucleotide reductase: MTIKTNEKRRSINIAQLNKDIEMFAQVHPITEDMHLSHKGVSRLVMLDRYAFKDTEKKTLQKGDFVVLTIKEDPKFPARGLGYIEKLDLASKKATVAVHEDYIGVLDTEEERETGLIVRSLDVIEKPLEVYYEQIARRNARGLADVEKTDGEKKYWEDRFYNELSSMNFVPAGRVLYGAGADTEVTYFNCYVMPFPQDSREGISEHRKQVMEIMSRGGGVGTNGSTLRPRNTLARGVNGKSSGSVSWLDDIAKLTHLVEQGGSRRGAQMIMLADWHPDIIEFIISKMQNPRILRFLVENTKDEQIKKLAEDKLKFTPLSDAERSMYQSILNYRSIPGTGGFEEKVMQDAQEKLATGGTYSVHNPDFLTGANISVCLTKDFMDAVENDAEYELRFPDVENYTKEQMSFYNENWHESGDVRDWKEQGFPVRTYRKVQAKELWDLINICATYSAEPGIFFIDNANEKTNATSYGQKVVATNPCGEQPLAPYSVCNLAAVNLAEMANKEKKTVDFEKLKETVEVGVRMQDNVIDATPYFLRENEKQALGERRVGLGVMGLHDLLIYCETVYGSEEGNKLTDQIFETIATTAYRASVDLAKEKGSFPFLEGETADETNRLREAFVNTGYMQQMPNDLRDSIMDYGIRNSHLLTVAPTGSTGTMVGVSTGLEPYFSFSYFRSGRLGKFIEVKADILAEYYEKNPEADPEKLPEWFVSAMELAPEDHADTQCVIQRWVDSSISKTVNAPKGYSVKQVEAVYERLYNGGAKGGTVYVDGSRDSQVLTLKAEDNSFEQLEFEDGMQEKKQVVLVDTITDLRSTDVTIGSEVGNTCPVCRKGQVKEIGGCNTCDNCSAQLKCGL, encoded by the coding sequence ATGACAATAAAAACCAATGAAAAAAGAAGGTCCATTAACATCGCACAGTTAAATAAAGATATTGAGATGTTCGCGCAGGTTCATCCTATTACAGAAGATATGCACCTTAGCCACAAAGGTGTAAGTCGTCTTGTTATGCTGGATCGCTATGCCTTTAAAGATACTGAAAAAAAGACGTTGCAAAAAGGTGATTTTGTTGTCTTAACGATTAAGGAAGATCCAAAGTTCCCAGCACGAGGTCTTGGATATATTGAAAAACTGGATCTAGCTTCAAAGAAAGCGACTGTTGCTGTGCATGAAGACTATATCGGTGTACTGGATACTGAAGAAGAGAGAGAAACTGGCTTAATTGTACGTTCATTGGACGTTATTGAGAAGCCTCTTGAAGTTTACTATGAGCAAATTGCACGACGGAACGCTCGGGGCTTGGCAGATGTTGAGAAAACGGATGGTGAAAAGAAATATTGGGAAGATCGTTTCTATAATGAACTTTCATCAATGAACTTTGTCCCAGCAGGACGAGTACTATATGGCGCAGGTGCAGATACGGAAGTAACCTATTTCAATTGTTATGTTATGCCGTTTCCACAAGATTCAAGAGAAGGCATTTCGGAGCACCGCAAACAGGTAATGGAAATTATGAGTCGCGGAGGCGGGGTAGGAACAAATGGCTCAACGCTTCGTCCGAGGAACACTCTTGCAAGAGGAGTTAATGGAAAGTCATCGGGGTCCGTTTCATGGCTTGATGATATTGCAAAGCTTACACATCTCGTAGAGCAGGGCGGATCACGTCGCGGTGCACAGATGATCATGCTTGCAGATTGGCATCCTGATATTATTGAATTCATCATTTCAAAAATGCAAAACCCACGCATCCTTCGTTTTCTTGTGGAAAACACAAAAGACGAGCAGATTAAAAAGCTTGCAGAAGATAAACTGAAATTCACGCCTCTTTCTGATGCTGAGAGATCGATGTACCAAAGCATTCTAAATTATCGTAGTATCCCCGGTACAGGTGGTTTTGAAGAAAAAGTGATGCAAGACGCACAGGAAAAATTAGCGACTGGTGGTACGTATTCCGTTCATAATCCAGACTTTTTAACTGGAGCAAATATTTCTGTTTGTCTCACGAAGGATTTCATGGATGCAGTCGAAAATGATGCTGAGTATGAACTGCGCTTTCCTGATGTAGAAAACTATACGAAAGAACAAATGAGTTTCTACAATGAGAACTGGCACGAATCTGGTGATGTTCGTGATTGGAAAGAACAAGGATTCCCTGTAAGAACGTATCGTAAAGTTCAGGCAAAAGAGCTATGGGATCTTATCAATATTTGTGCAACATATTCGGCAGAACCAGGAATCTTCTTTATTGATAATGCTAATGAAAAAACAAACGCTACATCTTATGGCCAAAAAGTGGTAGCAACGAATCCTTGTGGAGAGCAACCGTTAGCGCCTTATTCAGTTTGTAACCTCGCGGCTGTAAACCTCGCTGAAATGGCAAATAAAGAGAAGAAAACAGTTGATTTCGAAAAATTGAAAGAAACTGTCGAAGTAGGCGTAAGAATGCAAGATAACGTTATTGATGCAACGCCATATTTCTTAAGAGAAAACGAAAAACAAGCTCTTGGTGAGCGCCGCGTGGGTCTAGGAGTAATGGGGCTTCATGATTTATTGATCTATTGCGAAACAGTGTACGGCTCTGAAGAAGGAAATAAGTTAACTGATCAAATATTTGAAACAATCGCGACTACGGCTTATCGTGCTTCAGTTGACTTAGCTAAGGAAAAAGGCAGTTTCCCGTTCCTAGAAGGTGAGACAGCAGACGAAACAAATCGGTTACGTGAAGCTTTTGTTAACACTGGCTATATGCAACAAATGCCGAATGATTTACGAGACAGCATTATGGATTATGGTATTCGTAACTCACATCTACTAACTGTAGCGCCTACGGGTAGTACAGGTACGATGGTTGGCGTTTCAACCGGTCTTGAGCCATACTTCTCGTTCTCTTATTTCCGCAGTGGTCGCCTCGGTAAATTTATCGAAGTGAAAGCAGATATACTAGCAGAATACTACGAAAAAAATCCAGAAGCAGATCCAGAGAAGTTGCCAGAATGGTTTGTTTCCGCAATGGAACTTGCCCCTGAAGATCATGCTGATACGCAATGTGTGATTCAACGCTGGGTAGATAGTTCGATCTCTAAAACGGTAAATGCGCCAAAAGGTTATTCCGTAAAGCAAGTAGAAGCTGTTTATGAGCGTCTTTATAATGGCGGCGCTAAGGGAGGCACGGTTTATGTAGATGGAAGCCGTGATTCTCAAGTTCTAACCCTTAAAGCTGAGGATAATTCATTTGAGCAGCTTGAATTTGAGGATGGGATGCAAGAAAAGAAACAAGTTGTTCTTGTTGATACAATCACTGACCTTCGTTCAACTGATGTAACAATCGGGTCTGAAGTAGGTAATACGTGTCCAGTCTGTCGGAAAGGACAAGTAAAAGAAATCGGTGGATGTAATACATGTGATAATTGTAGTGCACAACTGAAGTGCGGACTTTAG
- a CDS encoding ABC transporter permease, translated as MRIFAVVIRILRQFISDKRTMALMIVAPIIILTMLSLVFNGEDLELKLGVRNTPESIVEQMEKHASVKPIASDEAIESTLKKDYDAVIDFGNGAKKLYLEGSDPSINRAVINMVQSSSMGKNQKMDLEVSYLFGSNNMSSFDHFGPVLVGFFIFFFVFLIAGVSFLRERTQGTLERVLATPIKRWELVTGYVIGFGLFTMLQSAIIALYSIYVIDLMMEGAFLYVLLITLMLALSALTLGTLLSSFAKNELQMIQFIPLVVVPQIFFSGLFNLDTISNYLSWIGPLTPLYYGADALRSVMIKGQGLTDIWIDLLVLLGFSIVFMILNIYALKKHRRI; from the coding sequence ATGAGGATATTTGCAGTTGTAATAAGGATATTGAGGCAGTTTATAAGTGATAAACGAACGATGGCTTTAATGATTGTGGCACCTATTATCATTTTAACCATGCTATCTCTTGTCTTTAACGGAGAAGATCTGGAATTGAAATTAGGCGTACGAAACACCCCTGAATCGATCGTTGAACAAATGGAAAAACACGCTAGTGTAAAACCCATTGCTTCAGATGAAGCTATTGAATCTACTTTAAAAAAAGATTATGATGCTGTGATTGATTTTGGGAACGGTGCGAAAAAGCTATATCTTGAAGGAAGCGATCCTTCTATTAATCGAGCAGTCATAAATATGGTTCAAAGTAGTTCAATGGGGAAAAATCAAAAAATGGATTTGGAAGTGTCCTATTTGTTTGGTTCGAACAATATGAGTTCATTTGATCACTTTGGACCTGTTTTAGTAGGCTTCTTTATATTCTTCTTTGTGTTTTTGATTGCTGGAGTCTCTTTCTTAAGAGAGAGGACACAAGGGACGCTTGAACGAGTTTTGGCTACCCCAATAAAACGGTGGGAACTTGTAACAGGTTATGTAATCGGTTTTGGATTATTTACAATGCTTCAATCGGCCATAATAGCATTATATAGTATTTATGTGATTGATCTCATGATGGAAGGAGCTTTTCTTTATGTCTTGTTGATTACACTTATGCTAGCGTTAAGTGCACTAACGTTGGGAACTTTACTCTCCTCATTCGCAAAAAATGAATTGCAAATGATTCAGTTCATTCCTCTTGTGGTCGTTCCCCAAATCTTTTTCTCTGGGCTGTTTAATCTTGATACGATCTCAAACTATCTTAGTTGGATTGGTCCGTTAACTCCTTTGTATTATGGAGCTGATGCCCTGAGAAGTGTTATGATTAAAGGACAAGGCTTAACAGATATATGGATTGATTTACTTGTTTTACTTGGATTTTCAATCGTTTTTATGATTTTAAACATATACGCACTAAAAAAACATCGACGAATTTAG
- a CDS encoding patatin-like phospholipase family protein — protein MYIDGVFSGGGVKGIALVGALQAVEKKGLSFKRTAGTSAGALIAALIIAGYKGHELENTLLDTDLTSLLEKNSGFTFPLLRWLMLYWNLGLYSGKDLELWVGGLLKKKGISTFGDLPEGSLKIIVSDITKGRLVVLPDDLAHYGFVPEQFSVAKAVRMSASLPFFFKPQPLYSINGKKHYMVDGGILSNFPLWVFQTPDHKKPLRPVLGFQLSANFNQIPENKISNAVDMYQALFETMKRAHDARYIDDQKAQNIVFIPINQDITTAFKLERHGQKKLIMLGKERTSQFLNTWRKMPEIQRKDG, from the coding sequence GTGTATATTGACGGAGTGTTTTCAGGTGGGGGAGTAAAAGGAATTGCACTTGTGGGAGCACTTCAAGCTGTGGAGAAAAAAGGGCTTTCATTTAAGAGAACAGCTGGAACGAGTGCTGGTGCTCTTATTGCTGCACTGATCATTGCAGGGTATAAGGGGCATGAGTTAGAAAACACATTGCTTGATACAGATTTGACTTCATTATTAGAGAAAAATTCAGGTTTTACGTTCCCGCTTCTTCGCTGGTTGATGTTATATTGGAATCTTGGTCTTTATTCTGGAAAGGACCTAGAACTTTGGGTGGGGGGATTATTGAAAAAGAAGGGAATTTCAACATTTGGAGATCTGCCTGAAGGTTCCCTTAAGATTATCGTATCAGATATTACGAAAGGAAGGCTTGTTGTATTACCTGATGACCTTGCCCATTATGGATTCGTGCCAGAGCAATTTTCAGTTGCTAAAGCAGTGCGTATGAGTGCAAGTTTGCCATTCTTTTTTAAGCCTCAGCCTCTTTATTCCATTAATGGAAAAAAACATTACATGGTAGATGGGGGGATATTGAGTAATTTTCCACTGTGGGTTTTTCAAACGCCTGATCATAAAAAACCGCTTCGCCCTGTGCTGGGGTTTCAACTGAGTGCAAACTTTAATCAAATTCCTGAAAATAAAATATCAAATGCCGTTGACATGTATCAGGCTCTCTTTGAAACAATGAAACGAGCTCATGATGCACGATACATTGATGATCAAAAAGCTCAAAATATCGTATTCATTCCGATCAATCAGGATATTACCACTGCATTTAAATTAGAGAGACATGGGCAGAAGAAATTAATCATGTTAGGTAAGGAGCGAACTTCTCAATTCCTCAATACGTGGCGGAAAATGCCCGAAATACAAAGAAAGGATGGCTGA
- the aroQ gene encoding type II 3-dehydroquinate dehydratase, translating into MKTFYVLNGPNLNRLGKREPDIYGNETLENVEQRLSQLARENEATVIFRQSNHEGDLIDWIHEAENASGIILNPGAFTHYSYAIRDAIASVPVSVVEVHISNVHKREPFRHTSVISPVTTGQIVGFGLVGYELALRSFL; encoded by the coding sequence ATGAAAACATTCTATGTGCTAAACGGACCTAATTTAAATCGACTGGGTAAACGTGAACCCGACATTTATGGGAACGAAACGCTTGAAAATGTGGAACAGCGATTATCTCAATTAGCTCGTGAAAATGAGGCAACTGTAATTTTTCGTCAATCGAATCACGAAGGAGATCTAATTGATTGGATTCATGAAGCAGAGAATGCTTCGGGTATTATACTAAATCCAGGCGCCTTCACTCATTATAGTTATGCAATCCGTGATGCAATTGCTAGTGTTCCTGTTTCAGTGGTAGAGGTACATATTTCAAATGTACATAAGCGAGAGCCTTTTCGACACACGTCTGTCATTTCCCCTGTCACTACAGGGCAAATTGTAGGATTTGGATTAGTGGGTTATGAACTAGCGTTGCGATCATTTTTATAA
- a CDS encoding TetR/AcrR family transcriptional regulator yields the protein MKKEENDMEWLFDEEVSDSGDLTEKQKRIVKAAVEMFQEKGFSASSTSEIARRAGVAEGTIFRHYRTKKDLLLAIVTPVMSHLVAPFIVKDLDKVLKQDYEHYEDFLKAVVRNRQTFIRKHLPIVKILIQEIPFHEELRTQFIEHIAKDLFDRFGKVVVHFQEKGELIEIPPSSAIRLSLTAILGFFLARYIMVPDRDWDDEKEIEITVQFILHGLKAR from the coding sequence ATGAAGAAGGAAGAGAATGACATGGAATGGCTTTTTGATGAAGAAGTGAGCGATTCTGGAGATTTAACTGAGAAGCAAAAGCGCATCGTAAAAGCAGCGGTTGAGATGTTTCAGGAAAAGGGATTTTCTGCTTCATCAACTAGCGAAATTGCCAGACGTGCTGGTGTAGCAGAAGGAACCATATTTCGCCACTATCGTACGAAAAAAGATTTGCTTCTAGCTATTGTTACACCTGTCATGAGTCATCTTGTTGCTCCTTTTATCGTTAAAGATTTAGATAAAGTACTAAAACAAGACTATGAGCACTATGAAGATTTTTTAAAGGCGGTTGTAAGAAATAGACAAACATTTATTCGTAAGCACTTACCGATTGTGAAAATCCTTATTCAGGAAATTCCCTTTCATGAAGAACTTCGCACACAATTTATCGAGCATATAGCGAAAGATTTATTTGATCGATTTGGAAAAGTAGTCGTTCACTTTCAAGAAAAAGGAGAATTGATTGAAATCCCACCTTCCTCTGCAATTCGACTTTCATTAACCGCCATTCTCGGTTTTTTTCTAGCAAGATATATTATGGTTCCGGACCGTGATTGGGATGATGAGAAAGAAATTGAAATAACTGTTCAATTCATATTACATGGTTTAAAAGCAAGATAA
- a CDS encoding SA1362 family protein has translation MIQAQKLCKDEQEVNHLSRRVVQPLIYLLIGLAAIGFLWKILTDPSGLFKQLLITAAIAVVIIFIAKKLMAKKMGQQSTAYQRAAKQSSKLKKKKATPRRNATHLRVIPSKRLTPKKRSLQEDKKENPFTVIEGRKGKKKNRALF, from the coding sequence ATGATTCAAGCACAAAAGTTGTGTAAAGATGAACAGGAGGTGAATCATTTGTCGCGCCGTGTTGTTCAACCTCTGATTTATTTATTAATAGGTCTTGCAGCTATTGGTTTTTTATGGAAAATACTCACAGATCCAAGCGGACTTTTCAAGCAGCTTCTTATCACTGCAGCAATTGCCGTCGTGATCATCTTTATTGCCAAAAAATTGATGGCAAAAAAAATGGGGCAACAATCAACTGCCTATCAAAGAGCTGCAAAACAATCTTCAAAATTAAAAAAGAAAAAAGCTACACCTAGAAGAAATGCCACTCACCTGCGGGTCATCCCATCTAAACGACTTACGCCTAAGAAGCGTTCATTACAAGAAGACAAGAAAGAAAATCCTTTTACGGTCATTGAAGGACGTAAAGGCAAGAAGAAAAACAGAGCTCTTTTTTAA
- a CDS encoding ABC transporter ATP-binding protein, protein MPKDAIEANVTKNYGKTTILDHVNLSLKRGEIFGLLGPSGSGKTTLVKLLCGIEEASEGEVKVLDTKMPNLGMMKKVGYMAQADALYGELTAYENLKFFATLSGVHRRDQKERIIEVMKLVNLENELQKKVEDFSGGMKRRLSLAIALLHNPDILLLDEPTVGIDPSLRQKIWWTFEKLRSNGVLILVTTHVMDEAERCSRLGMIRNGQLIAVGTPDELKKQTDSVTIEEAFLSFGGGVE, encoded by the coding sequence ATGCCCAAAGATGCAATTGAAGCAAATGTTACGAAGAACTACGGCAAAACTACCATTTTAGATCATGTTAATCTTTCACTAAAACGCGGTGAGATATTCGGTCTCTTAGGACCATCCGGCTCTGGTAAGACTACCTTAGTGAAACTCTTATGTGGTATTGAAGAGGCTTCTGAAGGTGAGGTGAAGGTGCTCGATACGAAAATGCCCAATCTTGGTATGATGAAGAAAGTTGGTTATATGGCGCAGGCGGATGCTTTGTATGGTGAATTAACAGCTTATGAAAATCTGAAGTTTTTTGCAACTCTAAGCGGTGTCCATCGACGTGATCAAAAAGAACGGATTATAGAGGTAATGAAGCTCGTTAATTTAGAAAATGAACTTCAAAAGAAAGTAGAAGATTTTTCGGGTGGAATGAAGCGACGCTTATCCCTCGCCATTGCTTTGTTGCACAATCCTGATATTTTATTGTTAGATGAGCCAACTGTTGGAATTGACCCCTCACTTAGACAAAAAATTTGGTGGACATTTGAAAAACTAAGAAGCAATGGAGTCCTCATATTGGTAACAACTCATGTAATGGATGAAGCTGAAAGATGTTCAAGGCTTGGTATGATCCGAAATGGTCAATTGATTGCAGTCGGTACACCGGACGAATTAAAAAAACAAACTGACTCAGTAACAATCGAGGAAGCGTTTCTTTCGTTTGGAGGTGGGGTGGAATGA
- a CDS encoding DUF2619 domain-containing protein, protein MIHSVLLMGLLRILSGVIELIAAVLILVIHDLKTAMLINAFLAIVGPIILVVTMTAGLIGLAGDLSITKILFIVIGVGFILIGTLS, encoded by the coding sequence ATGATTCATTCCGTTCTTTTAATGGGTTTACTTCGCATACTATCTGGTGTTATTGAGCTCATTGCAGCTGTATTGATTCTAGTTATTCATGATCTTAAAACCGCAATGTTGATCAATGCATTTTTAGCCATTGTCGGGCCTATCATCCTTGTCGTTACGATGACAGCTGGACTAATTGGTCTAGCAGGAGATCTATCAATCACAAAAATTCTATTCATTGTAATTGGTGTAGGCTTTATTTTAATTGGGACGCTCTCATAG
- the efp gene encoding elongation factor P, with protein MISVNDLKTGLTIEVDNGIWTVMEFQHVKPGKGAAFVRTKLRNLRTGGIQEKTFRAGEKVSKAHIENRKMQYLYASGDMHTFMDTTSYEQVELPTEQINYELKFLKENMEISIRTYGEETIGVELPNTVELVVTETEPGIKGDTASGGTKPATVETGLTVQVPFFVNQGDILIIDTSKGEYVSRG; from the coding sequence ATGATTTCTGTTAACGATTTAAAAACTGGTCTTACGATTGAAGTGGATAATGGGATCTGGACAGTAATGGAATTTCAACACGTGAAGCCTGGTAAAGGTGCAGCTTTCGTAAGAACAAAGCTACGTAACCTTCGTACTGGCGGTATTCAAGAAAAAACATTCCGTGCTGGCGAAAAGGTTTCTAAAGCTCATATTGAAAACCGTAAAATGCAGTACCTTTATGCAAGTGGAGATATGCACACATTTATGGATACAACATCTTATGAACAAGTGGAACTTCCTACAGAGCAAATTAATTATGAACTCAAATTCCTAAAAGAAAACATGGAAATTTCCATTCGTACTTACGGTGAAGAAACAATTGGTGTGGAATTACCAAATACTGTTGAACTCGTTGTTACTGAAACTGAGCCTGGTATTAAAGGTGATACAGCTTCAGGAGGAACAAAGCCTGCAACTGTTGAAACTGGTTTAACGGTTCAAGTACCGTTCTTTGTGAACCAGGGAGACATTCTCATTATTGATACTTCTAAAGGTGAATATGTATCAAGGGGATAG